The following proteins are co-located in the Vigna unguiculata cultivar IT97K-499-35 chromosome 9, ASM411807v1, whole genome shotgun sequence genome:
- the LOC114196321 gene encoding dof zinc finger protein DOF5.6-like, whose translation MGLSSLHVCMDSSDHWLQGTIHEESGMDSSSSPSGDMLTCSRPMIERRLRPPHDQALKCPRCDSTHTKFCYYNNYSLSQPRYFCKTCRRYWTKGGTLRNIPVGGGCRKNKKVSAKKSNDHQLVNNQISQTQPPPSSYHHNPKDLQLSFPDVQFSHLSNLLGTHNAGALGGNPSFMEGKYGIGMIENPRPIDFMMESKLEGIIGSSSSRNFDFFGNTDMAMGGAGLGDMHGNAQNGLPPNFHALCPSAFGGMSMSLDANTTTNGAANNYLMDSCQRLMLPYDATEDHNASIDVKPNPKQLLSLEWQDQGCSDAGKDSFGYLNGPGSWTGMMNGYGSSTTNPLV comes from the exons ATGGGGTTATCTTCTTTGCACGTCTGCATGGATTCATCAGATCATTGGTTGCAG GGCACAATTCACGAGGAGTCTGGAATGGATTCTTCCTCTTCACCCTCTGGGGACATGCttacatgctcaaggcccatgATAGAGAGGAGGCTAAGACCCCCACATGACCAAGCTCTAAAGTGCCCCAGGTGTGACTCAACCCACACCAAGTTCTGCTACTACAACAACTACAGTCTCTCTCAGCCAAGGTACTTCTGCAAGACCTGCAGAAGGTACTGGACCAAAGGAGGCACTCTTAGGAACATTCCTGTTGGTGGAGGGTGCAGAAAGAACAAGAAAGTCTCTGCCAAAAAATCCAACGACCACCAATTAGTCAACAATCAAATTAGTCAAACACAGCCCCCACCCTCCTCCTACCATCACAACCCCAAAGACCTTCAACTCTCTTTTCCAGATGTACAATTTTCCCACCTCAGCAACCTGCTTGGGACACATAATGCAGGGGCACTGGGAGGAAACCCTAGCTTCATGGAGGGCAAGTATGGTATTGGCATGATCGAGAACCCTAGGCCAATTGACTTCATGATGGAGAGCAAGTTGGAGGGCATAATTGGGAGTAGTAGTTCTAggaattttgatttttttggaaaTACTGACATGGCTATGGGTGGTGCTGGGCTAGGAGATATGCATGGTAATGCTCAAAATGGGTTGCCACCAAATTTTCACGCTCTTTGTCCCTCAGCTTTTGGTGGCATGTCTATGTCCCTTGATGCCAACACCACTACCAATGGTGCTGCTAATAACTACTTAATGGACTCTTGCCAACGCTTGATGCTGCCATATGATGCCACTGAGGACCATAATGCCTCAATTGATGTGAAGCCAAACCCTAAACAGCTATTGTCCCTCGAATGGCAAGACCAGGGTTGCTCTGATGCAGGCAAAGACTCATTCGGGTATCTCAACGGTCCAGGATCATGGACCGGCATGATGAACGGCTATGGATCTTCCACCACAAACCCTTTGGTCTAA